From the Desulfovibrio sp. JY genome, one window contains:
- a CDS encoding FAD-binding protein, with translation MDNHLSQKFEEIVGKENVLASEVDRHAYSYDAAVLPPKLPALAVRPETPEALGRVVATCNELGLPLTVRGSGTNLSGGTIPAVGGVVALTGALSKIIEINEADMYAVVQTGVITAKFAAEVAKRGLFYPPDPGSQAVSTIGGNVAENAGGLRGLKYGVTKDYVMGLSLYDVDGELVKTGSRTVKCVTGMNLHGLMVGSEGTLGVFNEIILKLVPPPKASKAMMAIFDDLGKASEAVAAIIAAKIVPATLEYMDDFTIKTVEDFAHAGLPTDAKALLLIEVDGHPAQVEDEAAEVEAICGRHGATRIHVAKDAAERNKVWEARRAALSALARVRPTTVLEDATVPRSQIPAMVGALEAIAAKYRLTIGTFGHAGDGNLHPTILTDKRDHEEWKRVEAAIDEIFDVALSLGGTLSGEHGIGTAKSKYMVKEVGKGSILYAKKLKAALDPKGILNPGKITGE, from the coding sequence ATGGACAACCATCTGTCCCAGAAGTTCGAGGAAATCGTCGGCAAGGAAAACGTCCTGGCCAGCGAAGTGGACCGCCATGCGTATTCCTACGATGCCGCGGTCCTTCCCCCCAAGCTCCCGGCCCTGGCTGTCAGGCCGGAGACGCCCGAAGCCCTGGGACGGGTGGTCGCCACCTGCAATGAACTCGGTTTGCCGCTGACCGTTCGCGGCTCGGGCACCAATCTCTCCGGCGGCACCATTCCCGCCGTCGGAGGGGTGGTGGCCCTAACCGGGGCGCTCAGCAAGATCATCGAGATCAACGAAGCCGACATGTACGCCGTGGTCCAGACCGGGGTCATCACGGCCAAGTTCGCGGCCGAGGTGGCCAAGCGGGGGCTTTTCTACCCGCCCGACCCGGGCAGCCAGGCCGTGTCCACCATCGGCGGCAACGTGGCCGAAAACGCCGGCGGGCTTCGCGGCCTGAAATATGGCGTCACCAAGGACTACGTCATGGGGCTTAGCCTCTATGACGTGGACGGCGAACTGGTCAAAACCGGTTCGCGCACCGTCAAGTGCGTCACCGGCATGAACCTGCACGGCCTTATGGTCGGCTCCGAAGGCACGCTGGGGGTCTTTAACGAGATCATCCTGAAGCTCGTGCCGCCGCCCAAGGCCAGCAAGGCCATGATGGCCATCTTCGACGACCTGGGAAAGGCGTCGGAGGCCGTGGCCGCCATCATCGCGGCCAAGATCGTGCCGGCGACTTTGGAATACATGGATGACTTCACCATCAAAACCGTGGAGGACTTCGCCCACGCCGGCCTGCCGACCGACGCCAAGGCCTTGCTGCTGATCGAGGTCGACGGCCATCCGGCCCAGGTCGAGGACGAAGCGGCCGAAGTCGAGGCCATCTGCGGACGCCACGGGGCCACCCGTATCCACGTGGCCAAGGACGCGGCCGAGCGCAACAAGGTCTGGGAGGCCCGCCGGGCGGCACTGTCCGCTTTGGCCAGGGTGCGCCCGACCACCGTGCTCGAGGACGCCACCGTCCCCCGCTCGCAAATCCCGGCCATGGTCGGCGCGCTGGAGGCCATCGCGGCCAAGTACCGGCTTACCATCGGCACCTTCGGCCATGCCGGCGACGGCAACCTGCATCCCACCATCCTGACCGACAAGCGCGATCACGAGGAGTGGAAGCGGGTCGAGGCGGCCATCGACGAGATCTTCGACGTGGCCCTGTCCCTTGGCGGCACGCTTTCGGGCGAGCACGGCATCGGCACGGCCAAGTCGAAATACATGGTCAAGGAAGTCGGCAAGGGCTCCATCCTCTACGCCAAGAAACTCAAGGCAGCCCTGGATCCCAAGGGAATTCTCAATCCCGGCAAGATCACGGGGGAATGA
- a CDS encoding acetate--CoA ligase family protein, whose product MSFKENIHALFAPKTVAVIGASDKPGKVGHTVVHNMLDAEFKGTLIPVNPKSDTILGLPVTKSIEDLPEGLDLAVIVVPVKAVVPSMEALAARKVRSVIIITAGFKEVGREGAALEQQLIEICTKNDIAMVGPNCLGLLSTHDDNNASFAAGYPKKGSIAFFSQSGALCTAILDWALGEEVGFSKFVSMGNMAVVNEANMLEYLRTDPNTKVILGYIENVSNGADFIEQAAKVCREKPVIMIKSGTTTAGAKAASSHTGAIAGSDAAYTAAFRKTGVIRAGDMGTLFDLAMAFSTQPLPEGPGVCVVTNAGGPGILAADAIEKSQLLNMARLSANTIERFKEFLPPYAALYNPVDLVGDAPAERYRKALEVVVEDPQVHSILILLTPTASAQIVETAQAIIDVAKTTKKPIFVNYMGGMRTKPGVRMLNDASIPCSVYPEPLIASIETMYKYYLWRQTPAQEFPEIRRNRQKARLVINEARSKGATEVVEFQAQEVLRAYNLPTPNTVLARSSDEAVAGAEKIGYPVVLKIASPQISHKSDVGGVKVNLTDAEAVKNAFFDITARAQRMRPEAYIAGCLVQEMAPKGCKEIIIGFKRDDQFGPLLMFGLGGIYVEILKDIAFRLAPLGRDDAKGIIREIKSYMLLKGVRGEPPVNFQAIEDILLTMSELALDFPEIQEAEFNPVLVNAEKAVVADVRITLSAK is encoded by the coding sequence ATGAGTTTTAAAGAGAATATCCATGCGCTTTTTGCGCCCAAAACCGTAGCCGTCATCGGCGCGTCCGATAAGCCGGGAAAAGTCGGCCATACGGTGGTGCATAATATGCTGGATGCGGAATTCAAGGGAACATTGATTCCCGTCAATCCCAAATCCGATACAATCCTGGGCCTTCCCGTCACCAAAAGCATCGAGGACCTTCCCGAGGGCCTCGACCTGGCCGTCATCGTCGTCCCTGTGAAGGCGGTCGTGCCTTCCATGGAGGCCCTGGCTGCCCGTAAAGTCCGTTCCGTCATCATCATCACGGCGGGATTCAAGGAAGTCGGCCGCGAAGGCGCGGCCCTCGAACAGCAGCTCATCGAAATCTGCACGAAAAACGACATCGCCATGGTCGGCCCCAACTGCCTGGGCCTTTTAAGCACCCATGACGACAACAACGCCTCCTTTGCCGCCGGCTATCCGAAGAAAGGCTCCATCGCCTTCTTCTCCCAGTCCGGCGCGCTGTGCACCGCCATCCTCGACTGGGCCCTCGGCGAGGAAGTCGGGTTTTCCAAGTTCGTGTCCATGGGCAACATGGCCGTGGTCAACGAAGCCAACATGCTGGAATACCTGCGCACCGACCCGAACACCAAGGTCATCCTGGGCTATATCGAAAACGTCTCCAACGGCGCGGACTTCATCGAGCAGGCGGCCAAGGTCTGCCGGGAAAAGCCCGTCATCATGATCAAGTCCGGCACCACCACCGCCGGCGCCAAGGCGGCCTCCTCCCACACCGGCGCCATCGCCGGTTCGGACGCGGCCTACACCGCCGCCTTCCGCAAGACCGGCGTCATCCGCGCGGGCGACATGGGCACGCTGTTTGATCTGGCCATGGCCTTCTCCACCCAACCCCTGCCCGAAGGCCCCGGGGTGTGCGTGGTCACCAACGCCGGCGGTCCCGGCATTCTGGCCGCCGACGCCATCGAAAAGTCGCAGCTCCTCAACATGGCGCGCCTGTCGGCGAACACCATCGAGCGGTTCAAGGAGTTCCTGCCGCCCTACGCGGCGCTCTACAACCCGGTCGACCTCGTGGGCGACGCCCCGGCCGAGCGCTACCGCAAGGCCCTCGAAGTGGTGGTCGAGGACCCGCAGGTGCACTCGATCCTGATCCTTTTGACCCCGACCGCCTCGGCCCAGATCGTCGAGACGGCCCAGGCCATCATCGACGTGGCCAAAACCACGAAGAAGCCCATCTTCGTCAACTACATGGGCGGCATGCGCACCAAACCCGGCGTGCGCATGCTAAACGACGCCAGCATCCCCTGCTCGGTCTACCCCGAGCCGCTGATCGCCAGCATCGAGACCATGTACAAGTACTACCTCTGGCGGCAGACCCCGGCCCAGGAGTTCCCGGAGATCCGGCGCAACCGCCAGAAGGCGCGCCTCGTCATCAACGAGGCCCGGTCCAAGGGCGCGACCGAAGTGGTCGAGTTCCAGGCCCAGGAAGTGCTTCGCGCCTACAACCTGCCCACCCCCAACACGGTGTTGGCCCGCTCGTCGGACGAGGCCGTGGCCGGCGCGGAAAAGATCGGCTACCCGGTGGTTTTAAAGATCGCCTCGCCGCAGATCTCGCACAAGTCGGACGTGGGCGGCGTCAAGGTGAACCTCACCGACGCCGAGGCCGTGAAAAACGCCTTCTTCGACATCACGGCTCGAGCCCAGCGTATGCGCCCCGAAGCGTATATCGCCGGCTGTCTGGTCCAGGAAATGGCCCCCAAGGGCTGCAAGGAGATCATCATCGGGTTCAAGCGCGACGACCAGTTCGGTCCGCTTCTGATGTTCGGCCTCGGCGGCATCTACGTGGAAATCTTAAAGGACATCGCCTTCCGCCTGGCTCCGCTCGGGCGCGACGACGCCAAGGGGATCATCCGCGAGATCAAGTCGTACATGCTCCTTAAGGGCGTGCGCGGCGAGCCGCCGGTCAACTTCCAGGCCATCGAGGACATCCTGCTCACCATGTCGGAACTGGCTCTGGATTTCCCGGAGATCCAGGAAGCCGAGTTCAACCCGGTGCTGGTCAACGCGGAAAAGGCCGTGGTCGCCGACGTGCGGATCACCCTGAGCGCAAAGTAA
- a CDS encoding lactate permease LctP family transporter, whose protein sequence is MTWVQQYQPLGSVGLSALVAGIPLYILFYMLAVKRMAGHKAAVVATALAVILAIVAWGMPVGLAIDATLYGAAFGLFPIVWIVVTAIWVYNMTVESGEFNIIKNSLAQITDDRRLQAIFIAFAFGSFIEGTAGFGTPVAITAAMLVGLGFNPLYAAGICLIANTAPVAFGAIGIPVVVAAKVTDLDLMKISQIIGRQLPFLSVIIPLWLSVTMCGFKRSMEVLPAIIVAGVCFAGSQFLVSNFVGPYLPDIVSAIITIIGLGLFLKVWKPKNVWHFPDEPPASDRKVASEYSGSEILRAWSPYIVLAIMVFLWGLDPVKVLLKPFGFTFQWPDLHNMVIKTAPIVTANTPYGAVFNVNIGSAAGTAILIAGLIAVLFMPNYGYGKAIACFFRTIKQLRYPILTIALILGLAYIMNYSGMSSSMGLAFTATGALFPFFSPILGWLGVFLTGSDTSSNALFGALQKTTAQQIGVDPHLCVAANSSGGVTGKMISPQSIAVATAATDMVGQEGNIFRFTLGHSVAMTLFVCVLTLLQAYPLKWMLP, encoded by the coding sequence ATGACGTGGGTCCAACAGTACCAACCGCTTGGCAGTGTGGGCCTGTCCGCGCTGGTGGCAGGCATTCCCCTCTACATCCTTTTCTACATGCTGGCCGTCAAACGCATGGCCGGCCACAAGGCCGCCGTGGTGGCCACGGCCCTGGCCGTCATCCTGGCCATCGTGGCCTGGGGCATGCCGGTCGGCCTGGCCATTGACGCAACGCTCTACGGCGCGGCCTTCGGTCTTTTTCCCATCGTCTGGATCGTGGTCACGGCCATCTGGGTCTACAACATGACCGTTGAATCGGGCGAATTCAACATCATCAAAAACTCGCTGGCCCAGATCACCGACGACCGCCGGCTTCAGGCCATTTTCATCGCCTTCGCCTTCGGCTCTTTCATCGAGGGCACGGCCGGTTTCGGCACGCCCGTGGCCATCACCGCCGCCATGCTGGTGGGCCTCGGCTTCAACCCGCTCTACGCCGCCGGCATCTGCCTGATCGCCAACACCGCTCCGGTGGCCTTCGGCGCCATCGGCATTCCCGTCGTGGTCGCGGCCAAGGTCACCGACCTCGACTTGATGAAGATCAGCCAGATCATCGGCCGCCAGTTGCCGTTTCTGTCCGTGATCATTCCGCTTTGGCTGTCGGTCACCATGTGCGGCTTCAAGCGCTCCATGGAAGTCCTGCCCGCCATCATCGTGGCCGGCGTGTGCTTCGCCGGCTCCCAGTTCCTGGTCTCCAACTTTGTCGGCCCCTACCTGCCGGACATCGTCTCGGCCATCATCACCATCATCGGCCTGGGCCTGTTCCTCAAGGTCTGGAAGCCGAAAAACGTCTGGCACTTCCCGGACGAGCCGCCCGCGTCCGACCGCAAGGTCGCCTCGGAATACTCCGGCAGCGAGATCCTGCGCGCCTGGTCGCCCTATATCGTCCTGGCCATCATGGTCTTCCTGTGGGGCCTCGACCCGGTCAAGGTGTTGCTCAAGCCCTTTGGCTTCACCTTCCAGTGGCCCGATTTGCACAACATGGTCATCAAGACCGCACCCATCGTGACCGCCAACACCCCCTATGGCGCGGTGTTCAACGTCAACATCGGCTCCGCCGCCGGCACGGCCATCCTTATCGCCGGCCTGATCGCGGTCCTTTTCATGCCCAATTACGGCTACGGCAAGGCCATCGCCTGCTTTTTCCGCACCATCAAGCAGCTGCGCTACCCCATCCTGACCATCGCCCTGATCCTGGGCCTGGCCTACATCATGAACTACTCGGGCATGAGCTCGTCCATGGGGCTGGCCTTTACCGCCACAGGCGCCTTGTTCCCGTTCTTCTCGCCGATACTCGGCTGGTTGGGCGTCTTCCTGACCGGTTCCGACACCTCGTCCAACGCACTTTTCGGCGCCCTGCAAAAGACCACTGCCCAGCAGATCGGCGTGGACCCGCACCTGTGCGTGGCCGCCAACTCCTCGGGCGGCGTCACCGGCAAGATGATCTCGCCCCAGTCCATTGCCGTGGCCACCGCCGCCACGGACATGGTCGGCCAGGAGGGCAACATCTTCCGCTTCACCCTGGGCCATTCCGTGGCCATGACCCTGTTCGTGTGCGTGCTGACCCTGCTGCAGGCCTATCCCCTGAAATGGATGCTGCCGTAA
- a CDS encoding AAA family ATPase produces MIGLYIGSTQGYSGKNLVTLALGQQFQREGKTIGYMKPVGAVPHKINNQIGDEDAHFMQQALGLSESPSLVSPVVITRDFHMRAFLEDCANLMPGIVDSYKKLSAGKDLMLVGGSGSFLYSGKYCGVDGVSVASAIGAKVLLVDRYIQEYNYDYLAAAKEALGDDLVGVILNDVPDHFREEAETLIVPFLKRRGVDVLGIVPHDPIMFAVRAGDLAHGLGGRMITTGGRTDNLVVNFLIGTMQVENFVTFFKRHKDVAILCGGDRADLQLVALEGGCAALILTGNLYPNDIILAKAEDKGVPVIVVRDDTFTVAKKMELILTREKLRDNSRIEHGSKLVLQALNMPALKKNLGI; encoded by the coding sequence ATGATCGGTCTCTATATCGGGTCCACGCAGGGATATTCGGGCAAGAACCTCGTCACGCTGGCCCTGGGGCAGCAGTTTCAGCGCGAAGGCAAGACCATCGGCTACATGAAGCCTGTCGGCGCCGTGCCCCACAAGATCAACAACCAGATCGGCGACGAGGACGCCCATTTCATGCAGCAGGCCCTGGGCCTGTCGGAGTCCCCTTCGCTGGTCAGTCCCGTGGTCATCACCCGGGATTTCCATATGCGCGCCTTCCTGGAGGATTGCGCCAACCTGATGCCGGGCATCGTCGACAGCTATAAGAAGCTCTCCGCCGGCAAGGACCTCATGCTGGTCGGCGGTTCGGGCAGCTTCCTGTACTCCGGCAAGTACTGCGGCGTGGACGGCGTATCCGTGGCCAGCGCCATCGGCGCCAAGGTCCTGCTCGTCGACCGCTATATCCAGGAGTACAACTACGACTACCTGGCCGCGGCCAAGGAAGCCCTGGGCGACGACCTGGTCGGCGTCATCCTAAACGACGTGCCCGACCACTTCCGCGAGGAAGCCGAGACGCTGATCGTGCCCTTCCTCAAGCGGCGCGGCGTGGACGTGCTCGGCATCGTGCCTCACGACCCCATCATGTTCGCCGTGCGCGCGGGCGACCTGGCCCATGGCCTCGGCGGCCGCATGATCACCACGGGTGGTCGCACCGACAATCTGGTGGTCAACTTCCTGATCGGCACCATGCAGGTGGAGAACTTCGTCACCTTCTTCAAGCGTCATAAGGACGTGGCCATCCTCTGCGGCGGCGACCGGGCCGACCTGCAACTCGTGGCCCTGGAAGGCGGCTGCGCGGCGCTGATCCTGACCGGCAACCTCTACCCCAACGACATCATCCTGGCCAAGGCCGAGGACAAGGGCGTGCCGGTCATCGTGGTGCGCGACGATACCTTCACCGTGGCCAAGAAAATGGAATTGATTCTGACGCGCGAAAAACTGCGCGACAACTCCCGCATCGAACACGGCTCCAAGCTCGTGTTGCAGGCGCTCAACATGCCTGCTCTCAAAAAGAACCTGGGAATCTAG
- a CDS encoding (Fe-S)-binding protein, whose amino-acid sequence MSEMRELVGLLKQIDDQLVTCMRCGMCQAVCPLYAETGLEAHVARGKIALLECLADEVIKDPAGVKERLDACLLCGSCQANCPSGVKALDIFLKARAFLTGYYGLPPVKRVIFRGLLKNPRLFDSVMAIAAKFQGIFTRPVNDAIGSSCARVFSKLLEGRHFAPLAGTPLHTSQVARDAPRGPSGLKVAFFYGCVVDKMFPRIGEAVLQVCDHHGVGVYMPHGQACCGIPALSSGDSKTFEALVADNMALFGDHDFDVLVTPCATCTSTIKKIWPLMATGLPESTRIRIRELSAKVKDISAFLIQDVGVTPPVGATIGKEVTITYHDPCHLKKSLGISAEPRALIAANPHYRLIEMEGADSCCGSGGSFTLQHYDLSKRIGKRKRDNIVATGASVVATSCPACMLQIGDMLSQAGDSLAIRHPVEIYAETLAGR is encoded by the coding sequence ATGAGCGAGATGCGCGAACTGGTCGGGCTGCTCAAGCAAATCGACGACCAACTGGTCACCTGCATGCGCTGCGGCATGTGCCAGGCTGTGTGTCCGCTCTACGCGGAAACCGGCCTCGAGGCCCACGTGGCCCGGGGCAAGATCGCCCTGCTCGAATGCCTGGCCGATGAGGTCATCAAAGACCCGGCCGGGGTCAAGGAGCGCCTGGACGCCTGCCTGCTGTGCGGCTCGTGCCAGGCCAACTGTCCAAGCGGCGTCAAAGCCCTGGACATCTTCCTCAAGGCCCGGGCCTTTCTGACGGGCTATTACGGCCTGCCGCCGGTCAAACGGGTCATCTTCCGGGGCCTTTTAAAAAATCCCCGGCTGTTCGACTCGGTCATGGCCATCGCGGCCAAGTTCCAGGGCATCTTCACCCGTCCTGTCAACGACGCCATCGGCTCTTCGTGCGCGAGGGTCTTTTCCAAACTGCTCGAGGGACGTCATTTCGCCCCCCTGGCAGGCACCCCGCTGCATACGAGCCAGGTTGCACGCGACGCCCCTCGCGGCCCTTCCGGGCTCAAGGTGGCGTTCTTCTATGGCTGCGTGGTGGACAAGATGTTCCCGCGCATCGGCGAGGCGGTCCTTCAGGTTTGCGATCACCATGGAGTGGGGGTCTACATGCCCCACGGCCAGGCCTGCTGCGGCATCCCGGCCCTGTCCTCGGGCGACAGCAAGACCTTCGAGGCCCTTGTAGCCGACAATATGGCCCTGTTCGGGGATCATGACTTCGACGTGCTGGTGACGCCCTGCGCCACCTGCACTTCCACCATAAAGAAGATATGGCCGCTTATGGCCACCGGCCTGCCCGAATCCACAAGGATCAGGATTCGGGAGCTTTCGGCCAAGGTAAAGGACATAAGCGCCTTCCTGATCCAGGACGTGGGCGTGACACCCCCCGTCGGCGCAACCATCGGCAAGGAGGTGACGATCACCTATCACGATCCCTGCCATTTGAAAAAATCCCTGGGTATCTCCGCCGAACCCAGGGCCCTTATAGCGGCCAATCCCCACTATCGTCTTATCGAGATGGAGGGGGCGGATTCCTGCTGCGGATCCGGCGGCAGCTTCACGTTGCAGCATTACGACCTGTCCAAACGCATCGGCAAGCGCAAGCGGGACAACATCGTGGCCACCGGTGCATCCGTCGTCGCCACCAGTTGCCCGGCCTGCATGTTGCAAATAGGGGATATGCTGTCCCAGGCCGGCGACAGCTTGGCCATACGGCATCCGGTGGAAATCTACGCGGAGACCCTGGCCGGGCGGTAA